Proteins from a single region of Lates calcarifer isolate ASB-BC8 linkage group LG19, TLL_Latcal_v3, whole genome shotgun sequence:
- the rd3l gene encoding protein RD3-like has translation MPLFSWMKWSHETREQTQDEAPPLQTSGVVPSRMLIRELLWHVEEREQLARELEREHRLAHSALGLRWFQKYPRLRTLIPTSELHQLEFLCAQIPPIHAATVLSRFREVLATNNIRPWELASVFKQVLRDFLSQKQYDEEDDLSVQPAQLRPMEAWTSRYKMKQGFVTPTVPNCGDHPREEIPTISGYVDRAMRHSSSFRANRDWDLPYYYPVPLRPKGAYSTTL, from the exons ATGCCCCTGTTCAGCTGGATGAAGTGGTCACATGAGACAAGAGAGCAGACTCAGGATGAAGCGCCACCTCTTCAGACCTCGGGGGTCGTGCCCAGTCGCATGTTGATCAGAGAGCTCCTGTGGCATGTGGAGGAACGTGAACAACTGGCGAGGGAACTGGAGCGAGAGCACAGGCTGGCCCACAGTGCCCTGGGTCTCCGCTGGTTTCAGAAGTACCCTAGGTTACGGACCCTCATCCCCACGTCGGAGCTACACCAGCTGGAGTTCCTTTGTGCCCAGATCCCACCTATCCACGCAGCCACCGTCCTCTCCAG GTTTCGTGAGGTGCTCGCCACTAACAACATAAGGCCCTGGGAGCTGGCGTCTGTCTTCAAGCAGGTGCTGAGGGACTTCCTGAGCCAAAAGCAATATGATGAAGAGGACGACCTCTCTGTGCAGCCGGCGCAGCTCCGACCAATGGAGGCCTGGACCAGCCGCTACAAAATGAAGCAGGGCTTTGTCACACCGACAGTCCCCAACTGTGGAGACCACCCGAGGGAGGAGATCCCAACAATCTCTGGATATGTGGACCGGGCCATGCGGCATTCCAGTTCATTCAGAGCCAACAGAGACTGGGACCTTCCATATTACTATCCCGTTCCCCTAAGGCCCAAAGGGGCGTACAGCACTACATTGTGA